One genomic region from Arthrobacter sp. YN encodes:
- a CDS encoding LysR family transcriptional regulator codes for MDVKRLQILRELADRQSVGATAEAMNVTASAVSQQLKTLQAEIGVVLVEKVGRGVQLTEAGYAMAAAAADIATAMARAESTIDTYRKGWQTRVSAAFFPSAAEMLLPGVLHRVSSVEGLTFDAHFEDPGTAHFAPLVADYDIVLAHSVDGPEVFARQGLAVVPLLEEALDVAVPAGHPLAAKARLSPGDVVDYPWIGVPEGFPFDTVLRQIELHAGRQANRGQRYPDLRVLEALVGAGHGICLLPRYTARASARRGLVLRPLTEVKASRSIVALSRQEVAARGTIGIVLDMLRSEAAEIAKELQDSPPGKCPPEHQDRPAGKP; via the coding sequence ATGGACGTGAAAAGACTGCAGATTTTGCGCGAGCTGGCAGACCGTCAAAGTGTGGGTGCCACGGCTGAAGCGATGAATGTCACGGCGTCGGCAGTCTCGCAGCAACTGAAGACGTTGCAGGCGGAAATTGGTGTTGTGCTGGTGGAAAAGGTCGGCAGGGGCGTGCAGCTGACCGAAGCGGGATATGCCATGGCTGCCGCGGCTGCCGACATCGCCACGGCCATGGCGCGGGCTGAGTCCACCATCGATACCTACAGGAAGGGATGGCAGACCCGTGTGTCCGCGGCTTTCTTCCCCAGCGCGGCAGAAATGCTGCTGCCCGGGGTGCTGCATCGGGTGTCCTCCGTGGAGGGACTGACTTTCGACGCACATTTCGAGGATCCGGGAACCGCGCACTTCGCGCCATTGGTGGCCGACTATGACATTGTCCTGGCCCACAGCGTGGACGGCCCGGAAGTATTTGCCCGGCAGGGACTGGCGGTGGTTCCGCTGCTCGAAGAAGCCCTCGACGTCGCCGTGCCTGCGGGCCACCCGCTGGCAGCCAAGGCGAGATTGAGTCCGGGCGATGTTGTCGACTACCCCTGGATCGGTGTGCCGGAGGGGTTTCCCTTTGACACCGTTCTTCGCCAAATCGAGCTCCATGCGGGCCGTCAGGCCAACCGTGGCCAGCGGTATCCGGACCTGCGGGTGCTGGAGGCACTGGTAGGTGCGGGCCATGGGATCTGCCTCCTCCCGCGGTACACGGCCCGGGCCAGTGCCAGGCGGGGCCTGGTGCTTCGGCCACTCACGGAGGTGAAGGCCAGCAGGAGCATCGTGGCACTTTCCCGTCAGGAGGTTGCCGCCCGGGGAACCATCGGGATCGTCCTTGACATGCTCAGGAGCGAGGCCGCGGAAATCGCCAAGGAGCTCCAGGACTCCCCTCCGGGTAAGTGCCCCCCGGAACATCAGGACCGACCTGCCGGGAAACCTTGA
- a CDS encoding sunset domain-containing protein has translation MDWIIWVIVIVLVIAIVWWLMNRNKALNSSSTHAPAAMEPANTTSLPDAAAATAGVAGLAGVTNLGKAAAEGSGPTGDESPQDPARQPAREPVDESIADEPAELKARRDQEAADASLARGTQAEPAAIIGDESPREPVATPSPGPVPSPTPGLTVEEPVVAAPVVEEPVVEEPVVAQPTVDSDATVHSADTGHPADTVHSADAGDVDDWDAGASEPAGKDDAADKAEWESSWTDSSGAPVHHHEYTDAHSPTLPGAESAAAEDPTTSGHLAAEHPYGTGSSSIAGDAYPVKANATAMTYYDEDTADYDDVAADVWFESAAHAEAAGFRPPRRNRH, from the coding sequence ATGGACTGGATAATTTGGGTCATTGTCATTGTGTTGGTCATTGCCATTGTTTGGTGGCTTATGAACCGCAACAAAGCACTTAATTCCTCCTCAACCCACGCTCCCGCCGCAATGGAGCCCGCCAACACCACGTCCCTGCCGGATGCGGCCGCAGCAACAGCAGGGGTGGCAGGCTTGGCCGGCGTCACCAACCTGGGTAAGGCGGCCGCCGAGGGCAGCGGTCCCACCGGCGACGAATCCCCTCAGGACCCAGCAAGGCAACCAGCCCGGGAACCGGTGGACGAGTCCATCGCTGATGAACCGGCTGAGCTCAAAGCACGCAGGGACCAGGAGGCTGCCGACGCCTCGTTGGCCAGGGGCACACAAGCTGAGCCGGCCGCCATCATCGGTGACGAATCACCCCGGGAACCAGTGGCAACCCCGTCTCCCGGCCCCGTGCCGTCTCCCACACCCGGCCTCACGGTGGAAGAGCCCGTTGTTGCCGCTCCAGTGGTGGAGGAACCGGTGGTTGAAGAACCCGTGGTGGCCCAGCCGACAGTAGACAGCGACGCCACTGTCCATTCAGCTGATACGGGTCACCCGGCCGATACGGTGCACTCGGCCGATGCCGGCGACGTTGACGACTGGGATGCGGGTGCGTCGGAGCCCGCAGGCAAGGATGACGCTGCAGACAAGGCCGAGTGGGAATCGTCGTGGACCGACTCATCCGGTGCACCTGTCCACCACCACGAATACACGGACGCGCACTCCCCCACCCTTCCGGGCGCCGAGTCTGCAGCGGCGGAGGATCCCACAACCTCCGGGCACCTTGCCGCCGAGCACCCCTACGGAACCGGCTCCTCCAGCATTGCGGGAGACGCCTACCCCGTAAAAGCCAACGCGACGGCCATGACGTACTACGACGAAGACACTGCGGACTATGACGACGTTGCCGCTGATGTGTGGTTCGAATCGGCCGCGCATGCAGAAGCCGCGGGGTTCAGGCCACCCAGGCGCAACAGGCACTGA
- a CDS encoding PQQ-dependent sugar dehydrogenase: protein MGTHSPERRRRLMLASAFATILVMTGCTGSPSSPGTAATPNPTTPAPTPSSPGSSQGQAGGQGTAGSPQAPELAEKLDVGLQLPWSVVFLPDGTAVVSERDSAQVKAISDGRSTTIGEVAGVVPGGEGGLLGLAVSPMFQNDRWLYAYFTSANDNRIARMKLGEENGGTLSLGEPDVIFSGISKASTHNGGRIRFGPDGFLYVGTGDSQRREQPQDTNALGGKILRLTPEGRPAPGNPFGDNPVFSYGHRNVQGLAWDSEGRLWASEFGPDVDDELNLITPGGNYGWPTVTGAPGRNGLIDAKVVWPSTSEASPSGLEIVGGVAYTGALRGQRLWTVPLDGESAGDPVAYFTGQHGRLRDVARAPDGTLWVVSNNRNPDFALILRVTPQGQR, encoded by the coding sequence ATGGGCACGCACTCACCGGAACGGCGAAGGCGGCTGATGCTTGCGTCCGCGTTCGCGACAATCCTGGTGATGACGGGCTGCACAGGCAGCCCATCATCACCGGGAACCGCGGCAACGCCGAACCCCACCACCCCGGCCCCAACACCTTCCAGCCCCGGCAGCAGCCAGGGGCAAGCAGGCGGTCAAGGTACGGCCGGCAGCCCGCAGGCTCCCGAGCTCGCTGAAAAGCTCGACGTCGGGTTGCAGCTGCCGTGGTCGGTGGTGTTCCTGCCGGATGGAACCGCGGTGGTGTCTGAGCGCGACTCCGCCCAGGTCAAAGCCATCAGTGACGGCCGGTCCACCACCATAGGTGAGGTAGCCGGCGTCGTTCCTGGAGGCGAAGGTGGCCTTCTGGGCCTCGCAGTGTCCCCGATGTTCCAGAACGACCGCTGGCTCTATGCCTATTTCACGTCCGCCAACGACAACCGTATTGCGAGGATGAAGCTCGGCGAAGAGAACGGGGGGACGTTGTCGCTCGGCGAACCCGACGTAATTTTCTCGGGGATTTCCAAGGCCTCAACCCATAACGGTGGGCGAATCCGCTTTGGCCCCGACGGCTTCCTTTATGTGGGCACGGGAGACTCGCAACGCCGGGAACAACCGCAGGACACCAACGCCCTGGGTGGCAAGATCCTGCGCCTCACCCCCGAGGGACGGCCAGCCCCCGGAAATCCCTTCGGCGACAATCCCGTCTTCAGTTACGGGCACCGAAACGTACAGGGTTTGGCATGGGACAGCGAGGGAAGGTTGTGGGCCAGTGAGTTCGGCCCGGACGTGGATGATGAGTTGAACCTGATCACGCCGGGCGGCAACTACGGGTGGCCCACAGTCACCGGCGCACCGGGCAGGAACGGCCTGATCGATGCAAAGGTCGTGTGGCCTTCAACATCCGAAGCGTCTCCTAGCGGCCTTGAGATCGTCGGCGGTGTGGCGTACACAGGTGCCCTCCGCGGTCAACGGCTGTGGACGGTGCCGCTCGACGGCGAGTCAGCCGGAGACCCTGTGGCCTATTTCACAGGACAGCACGGGCGACTAAGGGACGTAGCGCGTGCCCCGGACGGCACTTTATGGGTGGTCAGCAACAACAGAAACCCCGACTTTGCGCTGATTCTGAGGGTCACGCCCCAGGGTCAGCGATAG
- a CDS encoding MarR family winged helix-turn-helix transcriptional regulator produces MPDMERWPTTRLLSTAARLVEISWNEKLKSIGLTHAGVIAMQVLAAKGAITQAALAEVARVKAQTMGTTLARLELHGHIARQRSDSDRRSHVVTLTEAGSAALAEAVKLEQDVLSPVAVDTARLREELRIVVRGLAGLPAPEQEPRDEATDVAQS; encoded by the coding sequence ATGCCAGATATGGAGAGATGGCCCACCACCCGATTGCTTTCGACAGCTGCGCGCCTGGTGGAAATCTCGTGGAACGAAAAATTGAAGTCCATCGGCCTTACCCATGCCGGGGTCATTGCCATGCAAGTGCTTGCCGCCAAAGGTGCAATTACTCAGGCGGCATTGGCCGAAGTTGCACGGGTCAAGGCCCAGACAATGGGTACTACTCTTGCGCGGTTGGAGCTGCACGGGCACATCGCGCGCCAGCGCAGCGACTCCGACCGCAGGAGCCATGTGGTGACCCTGACCGAGGCCGGCAGTGCAGCTCTGGCAGAAGCAGTGAAGCTCGAGCAGGACGTCTTGTCGCCCGTTGCCGTTGATACCGCACGGCTGCGCGAGGAACTCAGGATTGTCGTCCGGGGGCTGGCAGGTTTACCGGCTCCTGAGCAGGAACCCCGCGACGAAGCTACCGACGTCGCGCAGAGCTGA
- the bcp gene encoding thioredoxin-dependent thiol peroxidase — MAERLIPGDVAPNFTLPDETGKSVSLSDFQGRNTIVYFYPAASTPGCTKEACDFRDTLASLQAAGYDVIGVSPDPVKALAKFAAEEQLTFPLLSDEDHAVADAYAAWGEKKNYGKTYMGLIRSTIVVDPEGKVSLAQYNVRATGHVAKLRRDLKLDK, encoded by the coding sequence GTGGCAGAACGACTTATCCCGGGCGACGTTGCCCCGAACTTCACACTTCCCGACGAAACCGGCAAAAGCGTCAGCTTGTCGGACTTCCAAGGGCGCAACACCATCGTGTATTTCTACCCTGCAGCATCCACCCCGGGGTGCACCAAGGAAGCGTGTGACTTCCGTGACACCCTGGCGTCGCTCCAGGCTGCAGGCTACGACGTCATTGGCGTCTCCCCCGATCCCGTCAAGGCACTGGCAAAGTTTGCAGCTGAAGAGCAACTGACGTTCCCGCTCCTCTCGGACGAGGATCATGCAGTGGCTGACGCTTACGCGGCCTGGGGCGAGAAGAAGAACTATGGCAAGACCTACATGGGACTGATCCGGTCCACCATCGTGGTGGACCCCGAGGGGAAGGTGTCCCTGGCGCAATACAACGTCCGCGCAACCGGGCATGTTGCCAAGCTTCGCCGGGACCTCAAGCTGGACAAGTAG
- a CDS encoding ABC transporter substrate-binding protein, translated as MASSKMRRLTVQFGAAVAVLGLAACTGTPGPAPSSSSSSTAPVEPTATFNFGTASMPLGLDPAMTADSESYRVTRQVLEGLVGVDGATGETTPLLATEWKDSNNGLSYDFTLRSEVTFHDGTPLDAAAVCANFNRWFTFPSELRKQAPGISFQGVFKAYSDEPVFSIFKDCKVVSANDVQINLTRPFTGFLQALTLPAFAISSPTALEAQKANVLDQTLNGQAVSAYASHPVGTGPYEFNAWDENKLTLATYKGYWGNRGQIATINFIPYDRAETRQQALLDGKIDAYDLVTPGTFDQLVKKGVQIIQRDPFSVMYLGINQAVAPLEKLEVRQAIEMAVDKETLIRRFFIDNTAQASQFVPPKLSGFNNNAPSLGYNPEKAKELLEKAGYKGEEIKFYYPLNATRAYMPTPEKIYAEISRQLVAVGFNIKPVPVDWEGGYLQRVQSAGDRGLHLLGWNGSYADADNFLGPLFGETRAEFGYADSEVFHKIERARAMPDGDDRNAQYQAINAEIAASVPAVPIAFPISALALSNKVESYPASPVLNEVFTNVRLKP; from the coding sequence GTGGCAAGCAGCAAAATGCGGCGCCTGACCGTACAGTTCGGAGCTGCAGTAGCGGTTTTGGGGCTGGCAGCGTGTACAGGAACACCGGGCCCGGCACCGTCTTCGTCCTCCAGCAGCACCGCTCCGGTGGAGCCTACCGCCACTTTCAACTTCGGCACCGCCTCCATGCCGCTGGGACTCGATCCCGCCATGACCGCGGATTCGGAGTCCTACCGTGTCACCCGCCAAGTCCTCGAAGGCCTGGTCGGCGTGGATGGCGCCACCGGTGAGACAACTCCACTTCTGGCCACGGAGTGGAAAGACAGCAACAACGGGCTCAGCTACGATTTCACGCTCCGCTCCGAAGTGACCTTCCACGACGGCACTCCACTGGACGCTGCCGCTGTCTGCGCAAACTTCAACCGCTGGTTCACTTTCCCCTCTGAACTCCGGAAACAAGCACCCGGCATTTCGTTCCAAGGGGTGTTCAAAGCCTATTCCGACGAACCGGTGTTCTCCATTTTCAAAGACTGCAAAGTGGTCTCGGCCAACGACGTCCAGATCAACCTGACGCGGCCCTTCACCGGTTTCCTGCAGGCGTTGACCCTGCCCGCCTTCGCCATCTCCTCGCCCACCGCCCTTGAAGCGCAAAAAGCGAACGTGCTGGACCAGACCTTGAACGGCCAGGCCGTGTCCGCCTATGCCAGCCACCCCGTAGGGACGGGCCCCTATGAATTCAACGCCTGGGATGAGAACAAACTCACGCTCGCCACGTACAAGGGCTACTGGGGCAACCGGGGCCAAATAGCCACCATCAATTTCATCCCCTACGATCGCGCCGAAACGCGGCAGCAAGCCCTTCTGGACGGGAAGATCGACGCTTACGACCTCGTAACGCCCGGAACCTTTGACCAACTGGTCAAGAAGGGTGTCCAGATAATCCAGCGCGACCCGTTCTCAGTGATGTACCTCGGGATCAACCAAGCCGTGGCGCCCTTGGAGAAGCTCGAAGTCCGCCAGGCAATCGAAATGGCAGTCGACAAGGAAACGCTGATCCGGCGGTTCTTCATCGACAACACGGCACAGGCCTCACAGTTCGTGCCGCCCAAGCTCAGTGGTTTCAACAACAATGCCCCGTCCCTCGGATACAACCCCGAGAAGGCCAAGGAACTGCTGGAGAAGGCGGGCTACAAGGGTGAGGAAATCAAGTTCTACTACCCACTGAACGCCACCCGCGCCTACATGCCCACTCCCGAAAAGATCTATGCCGAAATCAGCCGCCAACTGGTTGCCGTAGGCTTCAACATCAAGCCAGTGCCAGTGGACTGGGAGGGCGGCTACCTGCAGCGCGTCCAGTCGGCAGGAGATCGCGGACTGCACCTTCTGGGTTGGAACGGCTCCTACGCCGACGCCGATAACTTCCTGGGGCCGCTGTTCGGCGAAACCCGGGCAGAGTTCGGCTATGCGGATTCGGAAGTCTTCCATAAGATCGAGCGGGCACGCGCCATGCCTGACGGAGACGACCGCAACGCCCAGTACCAGGCCATCAACGCTGAGATCGCGGCCTCGGTACCGGCTGTGCCGATCGCCTTTCCCATCTCCGCTTTGGCGTTGTCCAACAAGGTGGAAAGCTACCCGGCTTCACCTGTCCTCAACGAAGTTTTCACGAACGTCCGCTTAAAGCCTTGA
- a CDS encoding malate:quinone oxidoreductase, giving the protein MTFISKTQHADVVLIGGGIMSATLGAFIKQLEPTWTISLFERLDEAGLESSGPWNNAGTGHAALCELNYSPAAKDGSVDPSKALHINEQFQLSRQFWSHLVDTKVIGSPKGFINTVPHMSFVIGDDHADFLKTRYEALKPNTLFRSMEYTEDQDQIAKWAPLIVKGRDRKQRVAATRAAEGTDVDFGALTRELTTYLQDSGAEVNYGHDVTNISRAAGGGWDLSIKHPKSGEHGRIHAKFVFVGAGGGALHLLQASGIPESKGYGGFPVSGQFFRCTDDAITSQHSAKVYGQASVGAPPMSVPHLDTRYVDGKRSLLFGPYAGFSTNFLKTSSYLDLPLSIRPGNIIPMLAVAKDNMDLTAYLIKEVAKRHEAKVEALREYYPEAAGGNWELITAGQRVQIIKKHPQKGGVLQFGTEVIASRDGSVGALLGASPGASTAVPIMIELLQKSFPKNFKGWQSRLKDMMPGYGVKLNENPELAAELEASTARSLQLDGANAVQS; this is encoded by the coding sequence GTGACCTTCATTTCCAAGACTCAACATGCCGACGTCGTCCTTATTGGCGGCGGAATCATGAGTGCCACCCTTGGTGCGTTCATCAAGCAACTCGAACCCACCTGGACCATCTCCCTGTTCGAACGACTCGACGAAGCGGGGCTTGAGAGCTCCGGACCGTGGAACAACGCCGGCACCGGGCATGCCGCGCTGTGTGAGCTTAACTACTCCCCCGCAGCCAAAGACGGCTCCGTGGACCCTTCCAAGGCCCTCCACATCAACGAGCAGTTCCAACTCTCACGTCAGTTCTGGTCCCATCTGGTGGACACCAAGGTCATTGGCTCCCCCAAGGGCTTCATCAACACCGTTCCGCACATGAGCTTCGTCATTGGCGACGACCATGCGGACTTCCTCAAGACCCGATACGAGGCACTCAAGCCCAATACGCTGTTCCGCAGCATGGAATACACCGAGGACCAGGACCAGATTGCCAAATGGGCCCCCCTGATCGTCAAGGGACGGGACCGCAAGCAGCGTGTTGCCGCTACCCGCGCAGCTGAAGGCACCGACGTCGACTTCGGTGCCCTGACGCGTGAGCTCACAACCTACCTGCAGGACAGCGGCGCCGAGGTCAACTACGGTCACGACGTCACCAACATCAGCCGCGCAGCCGGTGGTGGATGGGACCTGTCCATCAAGCACCCCAAATCCGGCGAGCACGGCCGCATCCACGCGAAGTTTGTCTTCGTGGGAGCCGGCGGCGGAGCCCTGCACCTGCTTCAGGCCTCCGGCATTCCTGAGAGCAAGGGCTACGGCGGGTTCCCCGTTTCCGGCCAGTTCTTCCGCTGCACCGACGACGCCATCACGTCCCAGCACAGCGCCAAGGTTTACGGCCAGGCATCCGTGGGCGCGCCGCCCATGTCCGTCCCGCACCTGGATACCCGCTACGTGGACGGCAAGCGCTCCCTCCTGTTCGGCCCGTACGCCGGATTCTCCACCAACTTCCTGAAGACCTCCAGCTACCTGGACCTTCCGCTGTCCATCCGGCCCGGAAACATCATTCCCATGTTGGCTGTAGCCAAGGACAACATGGACCTCACCGCGTACCTCATCAAAGAGGTCGCCAAGCGGCACGAGGCCAAGGTTGAGGCCCTGCGTGAGTACTACCCCGAGGCAGCGGGCGGCAACTGGGAACTGATTACCGCCGGCCAGCGTGTTCAAATCATCAAGAAGCACCCTCAGAAGGGTGGCGTCCTGCAGTTCGGCACCGAGGTCATTGCCTCCCGCGATGGTTCCGTTGGCGCGCTGCTGGGTGCCTCGCCGGGCGCATCCACGGCTGTACCGATCATGATCGAATTGCTGCAGAAGTCCTTCCCCAAGAACTTCAAGGGCTGGCAGTCCAGGCTCAAGGACATGATGCCGGGCTACGGCGTCAAGCTCAACGAGAACCCTGAGCTCGCTGCCGAACTGGAAGCAAGCACCGCGCGGTCCCTGCAGCTTGACGGGGCCAACGCCGTCCAAAGCTAG
- a CDS encoding efflux RND transporter permease subunit, with the protein MFRLAKLSLGNRALIALITVFAAVFGVITMGSLKQELIPSIEFPQITVVTSMPGASPEVVDKQLSQPLETALNSVEGLESTTSTSRNGVSQITMVFTYGSNLDRARNQIDRAISNAKRVLPADVEPQSIAGNISDFPIVYLAVSSDKPLSELNADLLRLSVPRLQKIDGVRGADVTGGSNQHILIQPRPADLATSGASIQAISNALKNNGTLVPVGTIEDQGKTLSLQLGSPVDSLEIIKGLPLTGAKNAATIGAVADVSIEDDAATSITRTNGKPTLALSVTKKPEGDTVAISHAVRDAIGPMQDELGNNATFTPVFDQAPFIEKSIKDLTTEGLLGLGFAVAVILVFLMSVRSTLVTAVSIPLSLLITFIGISATGYSLNILTLGALTIAIGRVVDDSIVVIENIKRHLSYGEHKLTAILTSIREVAGAITASTLTTVAVFLPIAFVGDLAGELFRPFALTVTIALLSSLLVSLTIVPVLAYWFLASPAKGAEAAASTQEAAKKAREAEQKSRLQRGYLPILAKTQKHPVITLSAAALVLVATVAVSPLLATDLLGRSGENSMTVRQVLPAGTSLQATSDEAAKIEDALKGINGIKDVQVTSGNAQTGFAALTSTGSSNSTFTIVTDEKVNQTKLQEEVRSSLVGAAGKVTVGSQQGGFGTSSTVDITIRAANSADLQTASDAMVKAMDGVPGSSEVATNLASKQSVVQVRVDRAKAVAAGLTEEQVGAFLASTVSPIPAGTVRIDTNDYPVQIGEGTRFTSIASVRALQLPTARGGVALESIAAVEQVDTPVSITSSNGQRTARVTVTPSGSNLGSVSTAVQERLATVELPAGVTATIGGATTQQAESFRQLGLALLAAIAIVYVIMVAAFKSLIQPLILLVSVPFAATGAVGLLLVTGVPLGLPSLIGMLMLVGIVVTNAIVLIDLINQYRKPHDGSPGMNVADAITHGARQRLRPILMTALATVFALTPMALGLTGGGGFISQPLAIVVIGGLVSSTALTLVLVPVLYKLVEGRREKKDLLNALQDKPTPSGNGTSGNAANGSSDEFQDWTTGMIPRVKGRRAAHHPSE; encoded by the coding sequence ATGTTCCGCCTGGCCAAGCTTTCTCTGGGAAACCGGGCCCTGATCGCGCTGATCACCGTCTTTGCGGCGGTGTTCGGCGTGATCACCATGGGATCCCTGAAGCAGGAACTCATTCCGTCCATCGAGTTCCCGCAGATCACTGTGGTGACCTCCATGCCAGGCGCGTCCCCGGAGGTCGTGGACAAGCAATTGAGCCAGCCCCTGGAAACAGCACTGAACAGTGTTGAGGGACTGGAGTCCACCACGTCCACTTCCCGTAACGGTGTATCGCAGATCACCATGGTGTTCACGTACGGGTCCAACCTTGACCGGGCACGGAACCAGATCGACCGGGCCATCTCGAACGCCAAGCGGGTGCTGCCCGCCGACGTCGAGCCCCAATCCATTGCCGGGAACATCAGCGACTTTCCCATCGTCTACCTGGCCGTATCATCGGACAAGCCCCTCAGTGAGCTCAATGCCGACCTCTTGCGGCTGAGCGTTCCCCGGCTCCAGAAGATCGACGGCGTCCGCGGCGCCGATGTGACGGGCGGGTCCAACCAGCACATCCTGATCCAGCCCCGTCCGGCAGACCTGGCCACCAGCGGCGCGTCCATCCAGGCCATCAGCAATGCCTTGAAGAACAACGGAACTTTGGTCCCAGTGGGCACCATCGAGGACCAAGGCAAGACGTTGTCCCTCCAGCTCGGCAGTCCCGTGGATTCCTTGGAGATCATTAAGGGACTTCCCCTGACAGGTGCAAAGAATGCTGCCACCATCGGGGCGGTGGCCGACGTCAGCATCGAGGACGATGCTGCTACCTCCATCACGCGCACCAATGGCAAGCCGACTCTGGCGCTGTCCGTCACCAAAAAGCCCGAGGGCGATACTGTAGCGATCTCGCATGCCGTGCGCGATGCGATCGGACCCATGCAGGACGAACTGGGCAACAACGCCACCTTCACTCCGGTCTTCGATCAAGCCCCGTTCATCGAGAAGTCCATCAAGGACCTCACCACCGAAGGCCTTCTCGGACTGGGCTTCGCCGTGGCCGTCATCCTGGTGTTCCTGATGTCCGTGCGATCCACCCTGGTGACCGCCGTTTCCATACCGCTGTCCCTTCTGATCACCTTCATTGGCATCTCCGCAACCGGCTATTCACTGAACATCCTCACTTTGGGTGCACTGACCATTGCGATCGGGCGTGTGGTGGATGACTCCATCGTGGTGATCGAGAACATCAAGCGACACCTCAGCTACGGCGAACACAAGCTCACCGCCATCCTGACCTCCATCCGTGAAGTCGCCGGAGCCATCACGGCCTCCACACTGACCACCGTGGCCGTCTTCCTGCCCATCGCCTTTGTGGGCGACCTCGCCGGCGAGCTGTTCCGGCCGTTCGCCCTCACAGTGACCATCGCGCTGTTGTCCTCATTGTTGGTTTCGCTCACGATCGTTCCTGTGCTGGCCTACTGGTTCCTCGCGTCCCCGGCAAAGGGCGCTGAAGCGGCGGCCTCCACCCAGGAGGCGGCGAAGAAGGCCCGGGAAGCCGAGCAAAAAAGCAGGCTCCAGCGCGGTTACCTTCCGATCCTTGCGAAGACACAAAAGCACCCGGTCATCACGTTGTCTGCCGCGGCTTTGGTGCTCGTGGCGACCGTTGCCGTTTCACCGCTTCTGGCCACCGACCTGCTGGGCCGCTCCGGCGAGAACAGCATGACCGTACGGCAGGTCCTCCCCGCCGGGACCAGCCTGCAGGCCACCAGCGATGAAGCAGCCAAAATCGAAGATGCCCTGAAGGGCATCAACGGCATCAAGGACGTGCAGGTCACCTCCGGAAATGCGCAGACAGGCTTCGCTGCCCTGACATCAACCGGTTCGTCCAACTCGACGTTCACCATTGTCACCGACGAGAAAGTGAACCAGACCAAGCTCCAGGAGGAGGTCAGATCCTCACTGGTTGGTGCCGCGGGGAAGGTTACCGTCGGATCCCAGCAAGGCGGTTTCGGCACTTCCTCGACGGTGGACATCACCATCCGGGCGGCTAACTCCGCCGACCTCCAAACTGCCAGCGATGCCATGGTGAAGGCCATGGACGGAGTGCCTGGCAGTTCCGAGGTAGCTACCAACCTCGCGTCCAAGCAATCGGTCGTCCAAGTCCGCGTTGACCGCGCCAAAGCCGTGGCGGCCGGCTTGACGGAGGAGCAGGTAGGGGCCTTCCTGGCCTCCACCGTCAGCCCCATTCCTGCGGGCACCGTCCGGATCGACACCAACGACTACCCGGTGCAGATCGGTGAGGGCACACGCTTCACCAGCATCGCTTCAGTCCGGGCACTTCAGCTACCCACAGCACGCGGTGGGGTGGCGTTGGAGTCCATTGCCGCCGTCGAGCAGGTTGATACTCCCGTCTCCATCACCAGCAGCAACGGGCAACGCACGGCGCGGGTGACCGTGACGCCGTCGGGTTCCAACCTGGGCAGTGTGAGCACCGCCGTTCAGGAGCGACTGGCAACGGTGGAACTTCCGGCCGGGGTCACTGCCACCATCGGAGGTGCCACAACCCAGCAGGCGGAGTCCTTCCGGCAGTTGGGCCTGGCACTGCTGGCGGCTATCGCGATTGTTTACGTCATCATGGTGGCCGCATTCAAGTCACTCATCCAACCGCTGATCCTGCTGGTGTCGGTTCCGTTCGCCGCCACGGGCGCCGTCGGCTTGCTGTTGGTGACCGGCGTTCCGCTGGGCCTGCCCTCGCTGATCGGCATGCTGATGCTGGTGGGCATCGTGGTGACCAACGCAATCGTCCTGATCGACCTCATCAACCAGTACCGCAAGCCCCACGATGGCAGCCCGGGCATGAACGTGGCGGACGCCATCACGCACGGTGCGCGCCAACGCCTCCGTCCCATCCTGATGACGGCATTGGCCACGGTGTTCGCACTGACGCCCATGGCCTTGGGACTCACGGGCGGCGGCGGGTTCATTTCCCAACCACTGGCCATTGTGGTGATCGGCGGGCTGGTCTCCTCCACGGCCTTGACGCTGGTGCTGGTCCCGGTCCTTTACAAGCTGGTGGAGGGACGCAGGGAGAAGAAGGACCTGCTGAACGCCCTGCAGGACAAGCCGACGCCGTCCGGAAACGGCACGTCCGGCAACGCAGCCAACGGCTCGTCGGACGAGTTCCAGGATTGGACCACTGGCATGATTCCCAGGGTCAAGGGCCGCCGCGCAGCCCATCATCCCAGCGAATAG